From the Deltaproteobacteria bacterium genome, one window contains:
- a CDS encoding polysaccharide export protein: SIFVAVEAIGEGKAPNFILRPGDVIFVDERAF, from the coding sequence AGCATCTTCGTCGCCGTCGAGGCCATCGGCGAGGGCAAGGCGCCCAACTTCATCCTCCGCCCCGGTGACGTCATCTTCGTCGACGAACGGGCGTTCTGA